One Aegilops tauschii subsp. strangulata cultivar AL8/78 chromosome 7, Aet v6.0, whole genome shotgun sequence genomic window carries:
- the LOC141027431 gene encoding uncharacterized protein, whose translation MAVWRARRPKTDLNFSEIESQAVAEWLVPQGIRMEEMPAKKRPAVVVAPGESDEAAKARFAREHPQYVHAELEHCWKRDIEAKKKGVKKEDEAGPSTMIPIESSDEDWGDSEEEDEECDDPTKDEFWEQFRISDDEE comes from the coding sequence ATGGCGGTGTGGCGTGCCAGACGGCCGAAGACGGACCTCAACTTTTCGGAGATCGAGTCCCAGGCGGTGGCAGAGTGGCTCGTGCCGCAGGGCATCCGGATGGAGGAGATGCCGGCGAAGAAGAGACCGGCGGTTGTCGTCGCTCCGGGCGAGAGCGACGAGGCTGCGAAGGCTCGGTTTGCGCGGGAGCATCCGCAGTACGTCCATGCCGAGCTGGAGCACTGCTGGAAGCGCGACATCGAGGCGAAAAAGAAGGGGGTGAAGAAGGAGGACGAGGCCGGCCCCTCGACTATGATCCCTATCGAGTCGTCGGATGAGGACTGGGGTGactccgaggaggaggacgaggagtgCGATGACCCGACCAAGGATGAGTTCTGGGAGCAGTTCCGCATCTCAGACGATGAGGAGTAG